From a single Lolium rigidum isolate FL_2022 chromosome 7, APGP_CSIRO_Lrig_0.1, whole genome shotgun sequence genomic region:
- the LOC124674170 gene encoding late embryogenesis abundant protein 18-like, translating into MQTAKVKAKDMVSSAKEKVKEGAAEVQGKTGMAASSTHGEKEMAREEERAHKAQAKAQKHQEKAEHRTDAAPGRHGTRVPITAGTHGHHGPVGAPVDPAYPGTGTNPAAEKYI; encoded by the coding sequence ATGCAGACGGCGAAAGTGAAGGCGAAGGACATGGTGAGCTCGGCAAAGGAGAAGGTGAAGGAGGGGGCAGCGGAGGTGCAGGGAAAGACGGGCATGGCAGCGTCGAGCACGCACGGCGAGAAGGAGATGGCCAGGGAGGAGGAGCGGGCACACAAGGCCCAGGCCAAAGCTCAGAAGCACCAGGAGAAGGCCGAACACCGCACAGACGCCGCCCCGGGACGCCACGGCACGCGCGTGCCCATCACGGCCGGGACGCATGGTCACCACGGCCCCGTCGGCGCGCCCGTCGACCCGGCGTATCCGGGCACCGGCACCAACCCGGCGGCGGAGAAGTATATCTAG
- the LOC124671423 gene encoding late embryogenesis abundant protein 18-like: MQTAKVKVKDMVSSAKEKVNEGTAKTQGKTGKATATTHGQKEMAKEETRANKAQAKAQMHQEKAEHRGEVAAAHHGTREPLTGPHDNHTPVAADPANQGAGAYPTTDNTTL; this comes from the exons ATGCAGACTGCTAAGGTGAAGGTGAAGGACATGGTGAGTTCGGCCAAGGAGAAGGTGAACGAGGGGACGGCCAAGACGCAGGGCAAGACGGGCAAGGCCACGGCGACGACGCACGGCCAGAAGGAGATGGCCAAGGAGGAGACGCGCGCCAACAAGGCCCAGGCCAAAGCGCAGATGCACCAAGAGAAG GCGGAGCACCGCGGCGAGGTCGCCGCTGCACACCACGGCACGCGCGAGCCCCTCACCGGCCCGCACGACAACCACAcacccgtcgccgccgatcccgcgAACCAAGGTGCTGGCGCATACCCGACGACGGACAACACCACTCTCTAG